Proteins from one Flavobacterium sp. N2038 genomic window:
- the cobU gene encoding bifunctional adenosylcobinamide kinase/adenosylcobinamide-phosphate guanylyltransferase yields the protein MIYLITGGERSGKSSYAQNLALQLSNSPIYVATARKWDADFQNRIDRHQQERDERWTNIEKEKHLSEIDFSGKVALIDCVTLWLTNFFIDTKNNVSLSLEEAKAEFNKIAQQDTTLIIVTNEIGMGVHAETHIGRKFTELQGWMNQFLASNADEVVLMVSGIPVKIKG from the coding sequence ATGATTTATCTTATTACCGGTGGCGAACGATCTGGAAAAAGCAGTTATGCTCAAAATTTAGCATTGCAACTTTCTAATTCACCAATTTATGTGGCAACGGCCAGAAAATGGGATGCCGATTTCCAGAACAGAATCGACAGACATCAACAAGAACGAGATGAACGCTGGACTAATATTGAAAAAGAAAAACATTTAAGTGAAATTGATTTTTCAGGAAAAGTAGCACTAATCGATTGTGTAACCTTATGGCTGACAAACTTTTTTATTGATACTAAAAACAATGTATCATTATCTCTTGAAGAAGCCAAAGCTGAATTTAATAAAATAGCACAACAAGATACGACTCTAATTATTGTAACAAATGAAATTGGAATGGGTGTTCATGCTGAAACTCATATTGGCAGAAAATTTACTGAACTTCAGGGCTGGATGAACCAGTTTTTAGCCTCAAATGCAGATGAAGTTGTTTTAATGGTTTCCGGAATTCCGGTTAAAATAAAGGGTTAA
- a CDS encoding DUF5522 domain-containing protein — MNTTKTKICSSCESTFSCGDSSVENKCWCNDYPPIFNLSEGGDCLCPVCFKEACEDKIDAYIETMTPKKALTNKAKSLPATEKLIEGIDYYIEDGNYVFKPWFHLKRGSCCGNDCRHCPY; from the coding sequence ATGAATACCACAAAAACAAAAATTTGCTCAAGCTGTGAATCTACTTTCAGCTGTGGAGATAGTTCAGTTGAAAACAAATGCTGGTGTAATGATTATCCACCCATTTTTAATCTTTCTGAAGGAGGAGATTGTCTTTGTCCGGTTTGTTTCAAAGAAGCCTGCGAAGACAAAATTGATGCTTACATCGAAACGATGACTCCTAAAAAAGCACTAACCAATAAAGCAAAATCCCTGCCTGCAACCGAAAAACTAATCGAAGGAATTGACTATTATATTGAAGATGGAAATTATGTTTTCAAACCCTGGTTCCATCTCAAAAGAGGTAGCTGTTGTGGGAATGATTGCCGACATTGCCCTTATTAA
- a CDS encoding ABC transporter substrate-binding protein, translating to MKFYLPKLIFFISFFILTGCKKQENIEVAKSDTAKNSVEFASGLSIVKYEGYSVVTISNPWPNANKNFKYILKEKEAKVPDSLQAYATIKVPLESVVVTSTTNIPYLEMLEVEDKLVGFPHTDYISSEKTRALIDKGSVKNVGQNEKLNVEQLIELSPDLIVTFGVDNNNPMLDNLKKSGLNVLIQGDWMEQSPLGKAEWIKLYGALFGKEDKAKELFDKIVTSYNQAKKLVADKPATSKVLYGSMYEDVWYVAKGNSWVAQFMKDAQADYLWSNLKGTGSEGLSFEKVLDKAKAANVWIVSGSYKTLEELQKANPHYSEFDAFKNKTVYTLESKLGATGGTIYYELSPSRPDLVLKDYIKIFHPDLLPGYEFTFALKLN from the coding sequence ATGAAATTTTATTTACCTAAGTTAATATTTTTTATTTCTTTTTTTATCCTTACAGGGTGTAAAAAACAAGAAAATATCGAGGTTGCTAAATCTGATACCGCAAAAAACAGTGTAGAATTTGCTTCTGGACTCTCAATTGTAAAATACGAAGGATATTCGGTTGTCACAATTTCAAATCCCTGGCCAAATGCCAATAAAAATTTCAAGTATATTTTAAAAGAGAAAGAAGCCAAAGTTCCGGATAGTCTTCAAGCTTATGCTACAATAAAAGTGCCTTTGGAGTCTGTTGTCGTGACTTCGACTACAAATATTCCTTATTTAGAAATGTTGGAAGTTGAAGATAAACTAGTTGGTTTTCCTCACACCGATTATATTTCTTCTGAAAAAACAAGAGCGCTTATTGATAAAGGTTCTGTGAAAAACGTTGGACAAAATGAAAAATTAAATGTTGAACAATTAATAGAATTGTCTCCGGATTTAATTGTGACTTTTGGGGTTGATAATAACAATCCCATGCTGGATAATTTGAAAAAAAGTGGTTTAAATGTTTTAATTCAGGGCGACTGGATGGAACAATCACCACTTGGAAAAGCAGAATGGATAAAACTTTACGGAGCTTTATTTGGTAAAGAAGATAAAGCCAAAGAATTGTTTGATAAAATCGTGACAAGTTACAATCAGGCTAAAAAACTAGTTGCTGATAAACCGGCAACTTCAAAAGTTTTGTATGGTTCAATGTACGAAGATGTTTGGTACGTGGCGAAAGGAAATAGCTGGGTTGCACAATTTATGAAAGATGCACAGGCAGATTACTTGTGGAGTAATTTAAAAGGAACAGGAAGTGAAGGATTGTCTTTTGAAAAAGTTTTAGATAAAGCAAAAGCAGCAAATGTATGGATCGTTTCCGGTTCTTATAAAACGCTGGAAGAATTGCAAAAAGCAAATCCGCATTATAGCGAGTTTGATGCTTTTAAGAATAAAACAGTTTATACTTTAGAAAGTAAATTAGGAGCAACCGGAGGAACAATTTATTATGAATTATCACCGAGCCGACCGGATTTGGTTTTAAAAGATTATATCAAAATTTTTCATCCGGATTTATTGCCAGGTTATGAGTTTACTTTTGCACTAAAACTGAATTAA
- a CDS encoding iron chelate uptake ABC transporter family permease subunit, with translation MANKKRNTILFVILALGLLLMFLASISLGSVTIPLKDVFTSLTGGQASKSTWEYIIINYRLPKAITAVLVGTGLSISGLLMQTLFRNPLAGPDVLGLSSGASLGVAFLILGAAFLPSFLSAIALSSYGIVLASTVGSTLVLLLVLLVSQRLRDTMVILIMGLMFGSFTIAIVSVLTYFSTAEQLQKFTFWSMGSLGNLSWSTIGILTFCVLTGLLLSANSIKPLNALLLGENYAKSMGLNFKRSRLIIIFATSILSGSITAFAGPIAFIGLAVPHIAKLTFQTSNHTILFWSTLFFGSIIMLFCDIVSQMPGFDVTLPINAITSIIGAPVVIWLLVRKRNFQ, from the coding sequence TTGGCAAACAAAAAACGGAATACTATTTTATTTGTGATTTTGGCTTTGGGGCTCCTTCTAATGTTCTTGGCGAGTATTAGTCTGGGATCTGTCACAATCCCATTAAAAGATGTTTTTACAAGTTTAACCGGAGGTCAGGCATCAAAATCAACTTGGGAATATATTATCATTAATTATCGTTTGCCAAAAGCAATTACGGCTGTTTTAGTTGGAACAGGGCTTTCTATCAGTGGACTTTTAATGCAGACTTTATTTCGAAATCCGCTTGCAGGCCCTGATGTTTTGGGATTGAGTTCCGGAGCAAGTTTGGGAGTGGCTTTTTTGATTTTGGGTGCTGCATTTTTACCGTCGTTTTTAAGTGCGATTGCCTTGTCTTCGTACGGAATTGTTTTAGCATCTACAGTAGGGAGCACATTAGTTTTATTATTGGTTTTATTAGTTTCACAGAGATTGCGGGATACAATGGTAATTTTGATTATGGGATTAATGTTTGGAAGTTTTACCATAGCAATCGTTAGTGTATTAACTTATTTTAGTACCGCAGAACAACTTCAGAAATTTACTTTCTGGTCTATGGGAAGTCTTGGAAATCTCTCATGGTCAACAATTGGAATCTTGACTTTTTGCGTTTTAACCGGTTTACTTTTAAGTGCCAATAGTATTAAACCTTTAAATGCATTGCTTTTGGGGGAGAATTATGCAAAAAGTATGGGGCTTAATTTTAAACGCTCAAGGTTAATCATCATTTTTGCTACCAGTATATTATCAGGAAGTATTACAGCTTTTGCGGGACCAATTGCTTTTATTGGTTTAGCGGTTCCACATATTGCAAAGCTAACATTTCAAACTAGTAATCACACGATTTTGTTTTGGAGTACTTTGTTTTTTGGATCTATAATCATGTTGTTTTGTGATATTGTTTCACAAATGCCGGGATTTGATGTCACACTTCCAATAAATGCAATTACATCTATTATTGGTGCTCCGGTTGTGATTTGGCTTTTGGTACGAAAAAGAAATTTCCAATAG
- a CDS encoding ABC transporter ATP-binding protein, giving the protein MISILKTSDLNIGYKSKKGVTTIAENLNLNLASGKLITLIGANGIGKSTLLRTITGIQKPLSGNVYLNDQNISAYKPLELAQNLSLVLTEKLPPSNLSVFELVALGRQPYTNWVGTLTPEDIVKVNEALALTQISHLARKKHFEISDGQLQKVLIARALAQDTPLIILDEPTTHLDLLHKVSLFKLLKKLTQETQKCILFSTHDIDLAIQLSDEMIVMTPNNVVQDQPCNLISNGSFSALFKDEHIIFDAEKGKFIVT; this is encoded by the coding sequence ATGATAAGTATCTTAAAAACATCAGATTTAAATATTGGATATAAGTCCAAGAAAGGAGTTACGACTATTGCTGAAAATCTAAATTTAAATTTAGCCTCTGGAAAACTGATTACATTAATAGGAGCAAACGGAATAGGAAAATCAACTTTGCTGCGCACGATCACCGGAATTCAGAAACCATTGTCAGGAAATGTTTATCTGAATGACCAAAATATCTCGGCCTATAAGCCTTTAGAATTAGCTCAGAATTTGAGTCTGGTTCTAACCGAAAAATTACCGCCAAGTAATCTTTCTGTTTTTGAATTGGTGGCACTAGGCCGTCAGCCTTATACCAATTGGGTAGGAACCTTAACTCCGGAAGATATTGTAAAAGTAAACGAAGCTTTAGCATTAACTCAAATCAGCCATTTAGCGCGCAAAAAACATTTCGAAATTAGTGACGGACAACTGCAAAAGGTGTTAATTGCAAGAGCTTTGGCACAGGACACGCCATTAATTATTCTGGACGAACCTACAACACATCTTGATTTGTTGCATAAAGTCTCGTTATTTAAATTATTGAAAAAGCTAACTCAGGAAACTCAAAAGTGTATTTTATTCTCGACTCACGATATAGATTTGGCAATACAATTAAGCGACGAAATGATTGTCATGACACCAAATAATGTTGTTCAGGATCAGCCTTGTAATTTAATTTCAAACGGAAGTTTCAGCGCTTTGTTCAAAGATGAACATATTATTTTTGATGCTGAAAAAGGGAAGTTTATTGTGACTTAA
- a CDS encoding tRNA (cytidine(34)-2'-O)-methyltransferase, whose translation MLNVVLVEPEIPNNTGNIGRLCVGTESRLHLIHPFGFVINDKNLKRSGLDYWVHLDVTEYQSVEEWMQQIPDKSRVFLMSSHAEKSYLETDFQDGDWLVFGKESVGLSKEVLALFENHLTIPMSKLIRSFNIANSVAFVVGEAKRQIGLKK comes from the coding sequence ATGCTAAACGTTGTTCTTGTAGAACCAGAAATACCAAATAATACCGGAAATATTGGAAGATTGTGCGTTGGTACAGAAAGTCGATTACATTTAATTCACCCTTTTGGATTTGTAATTAATGATAAAAATCTAAAACGTTCCGGATTGGACTATTGGGTACATCTTGATGTAACCGAATATCAGAGTGTGGAAGAATGGATGCAACAGATTCCGGATAAATCCCGCGTTTTTTTGATGAGTTCGCATGCTGAAAAATCATATCTGGAAACTGATTTTCAGGATGGCGACTGGCTGGTTTTCGGAAAAGAAAGTGTTGGGCTGAGCAAAGAAGTTTTAGCTTTATTTGAAAACCATTTAACGATTCCGATGTCTAAATTAATTCGCAGTTTTAATATTGCAAATTCTGTTGCTTTTGTTGTTGGTGAAGCTAAAAGACAGATCGGATTGAAAAAATAA
- a CDS encoding pseudouridine synthase: MHRHFILFKPYGYLSQFIYELKRKKKLLGELHDFPEGTMAIGRLDEDSEGLLLLTTDGKVSEQIRSKKVDKEYYVQVDGIITPEAIIQLQKGVEIGFEGGKYKTKPCSAFIVTEIPDFGPRAKKIRDERHGPTSWASITVNEGKFRQVRKMTAAVGFPTLRLVRVRIGNVYLQNLKAGEVLEVDQFDN; encoded by the coding sequence ATGCATCGACACTTTATTCTTTTTAAACCATACGGCTATCTGAGCCAATTTATTTATGAATTAAAAAGAAAGAAAAAACTTTTGGGCGAATTGCATGATTTCCCTGAAGGTACAATGGCCATTGGTAGATTGGATGAAGATTCTGAAGGTTTGCTTTTACTAACAACTGACGGAAAAGTAAGCGAACAAATAAGGAGCAAAAAAGTTGACAAAGAATACTACGTTCAGGTTGACGGTATTATTACTCCTGAAGCTATTATACAATTACAAAAAGGTGTAGAAATAGGTTTTGAAGGCGGTAAATACAAAACAAAACCCTGCTCTGCTTTTATAGTCACTGAAATTCCGGATTTTGGTCCAAGAGCAAAAAAAATCAGAGACGAACGTCATGGCCCCACCAGCTGGGCTTCAATTACCGTAAATGAAGGAAAGTTTCGTCAGGTTAGAAAAATGACCGCCGCAGTCGGTTTTCCTACTCTACGATTGGTTCGCGTTCGGATTGGAAATGTATATTTGCAAAACCTAAAAGCCGGCGAAGTTTTAGAAGTAGATCAATTTGATAATTAG
- a CDS encoding SDR family NAD(P)-dependent oxidoreductase, producing the protein MALLENKVAFVSGGGSGIGRAVAKAYAREGAKVVISDINVEHGEETVKSIKDSGGEAFFVKGDSSVANDNKHMVEVAVSKYGRLDIACNNAGIGGQAKPTGEYDPEAWDRVIALNLSGVFYACRYQLEQMEKNGGGSIVNIASIHGQVAAPNSPAYTASKHGVVGLTKNIAAEYALKNIRCNAVGPGYIETALLKDNLAQNVMDAVAAKAPMNRLGTAEEVAELVTFLSSEKSSFTTGSYIIADGGYTAV; encoded by the coding sequence ATGGCACTTTTAGAAAACAAAGTAGCTTTTGTATCTGGCGGAGGTTCAGGAATTGGACGCGCCGTGGCAAAAGCTTACGCTCGAGAAGGAGCAAAAGTAGTAATCTCAGATATTAATGTTGAACACGGAGAAGAAACCGTAAAAAGTATAAAGGATAGCGGTGGAGAAGCCTTTTTTGTAAAAGGAGATTCTTCTGTAGCAAATGATAATAAACACATGGTTGAGGTTGCAGTTTCAAAATATGGTCGATTGGACATTGCATGTAATAATGCGGGAATTGGCGGCCAGGCAAAACCAACCGGAGAATATGATCCTGAAGCATGGGATCGTGTAATTGCACTTAATTTAAGTGGTGTTTTTTATGCCTGCCGTTATCAGCTGGAACAAATGGAGAAAAATGGGGGAGGAAGTATTGTAAATATTGCTTCAATTCATGGACAGGTTGCTGCTCCAAATAGTCCTGCCTATACTGCTTCTAAACATGGAGTGGTAGGATTAACTAAAAATATTGCGGCAGAATATGCTTTAAAAAATATTCGCTGTAATGCTGTTGGTCCTGGTTACATAGAAACAGCTTTGTTAAAAGACAATCTGGCACAAAACGTAATGGATGCTGTTGCAGCAAAAGCACCAATGAATCGTTTAGGTACTGCAGAAGAGGTTGCCGAACTGGTTACTTTTTTGAGTTCTGAAAAATCTTCATTTACTACCGGAAGTTATATTATTGCCGATGGCGGATATACAGCAGTATAA
- a CDS encoding T9SS-dependent choice-of-anchor J family protein encodes MPAVQDLPFSQNFAGWAANSTTYPNGFQGWVANTSGNTGVYNTGLSGDRIIIGSSNATQTSGNIHNYNGMIGFLNTTSVDLALGLAFSTSSSKDIKVEYDAMVFRNQYDGTTVNRLQEMSLQYRIGITGAFTTLPGTAYSNNSTVARTAANLPDPVATRFAVILPAECNYQPIIQIRWIAKLISGSAGGRQSFAIDNIDIKSDDKAPVNATGYPKTGNVLTESFDYIHKINEIGKTYYVLLPSGSAAPTIAQIKAGQDASGTAALQSGIFDVTDFNKEYVKTFAGLSINTPYSVFYVSEDIIGNISTVNKLDASTAPVLIPSLAPTVASLDLGFSEVGYDSEIFSYQIAATNLTNDVVVSSPANFTISKDNNMFASSLTFAAADFALNATPTVYVKFTPNAAGNFTDSITHETVGGTTKTVSLTALGVNPFVQNFDDVNIFVNSKWLQYNEAGPINKWSHTTQSRNVNSGIGAVLMNGFSDSGASKDWLISPRLRLDSFSQIPLLSFYSRKYYYGPSLKLMVSTNYDGVSDPNTATWIPLDGKFPDATGTYVKSQYINLTAYKTDHTYLAWVYETTAGGSGKAAEWSLDDFAVTNVSQYVDSNPILDFADVSPNSVSVSQSFVFKAAGYGDITIEAPASYQLSSDNISFASSIIVSSADALAGKTVYARFVPTTKEPTISGVLTITGTSLNKQIGSFTGSSILKADTFDVVTYNLEFFGSDVKDKSNKEFGPTNDALQIENVAKVMNKLNADVYVVQEVSDDPSIDILISKININGKTFDKTTSTSWSYSFQAADPYFPPQKLVVLYNTQTTTVKKTRVMFEEFYKDLRDGKKSLTNYPVAVTNPPAENPSASFFSSGRLPYMVTIETNIGGVKKEINLVDLHARANSGSDISKYNMRKYDAQVLKDSLDAHYPNSNLIILGDFNDDVKASVIAGQVSSYESFVNDNVNYNPLTLEISKAGAYSFLSSGGFLDHIVISNELTDQYIDKSIAVYDPRADITDYTTTTSDHGPVIARFELKKDVLSTVDFETNKGYLVNAYPNPSSDVVNIEVKTKDDKNLTLNLYDITGRSVIKPIQIKGTQEKNAAIIQLSNLRNGIYFYTLSENNKVIYSNKIVKK; translated from the coding sequence ATGCCAGCAGTACAAGATTTACCCTTTAGTCAAAATTTTGCAGGATGGGCGGCAAATTCTACAACTTATCCGAACGGTTTTCAGGGCTGGGTTGCAAATACCAGCGGAAATACTGGTGTATACAATACCGGATTATCAGGAGACAGAATTATTATTGGTAGTAGTAATGCGACACAAACTAGCGGTAACATACACAATTATAATGGTATGATTGGGTTTTTAAATACAACCAGTGTCGATCTGGCACTTGGTCTTGCATTTTCAACTTCTAGCAGTAAAGACATAAAAGTAGAATATGATGCTATGGTTTTCCGAAATCAATATGATGGAACGACGGTAAATCGCCTTCAGGAAATGTCTTTGCAATATCGTATTGGAATTACAGGAGCTTTTACTACATTACCTGGTACAGCTTATTCAAACAATAGTACAGTTGCCAGAACTGCGGCCAATCTTCCGGATCCGGTTGCAACAAGATTCGCTGTTATATTGCCGGCTGAATGTAATTATCAACCCATAATTCAAATAAGATGGATTGCAAAATTAATTTCAGGTTCTGCTGGCGGGCGTCAGTCTTTTGCAATTGATAATATTGATATTAAAAGTGATGATAAAGCTCCGGTTAATGCTACAGGTTATCCAAAAACAGGAAATGTCTTAACAGAGAGTTTCGACTATATTCATAAAATAAATGAAATTGGGAAAACATATTATGTACTGTTGCCTTCAGGAAGTGCAGCACCAACCATCGCTCAGATAAAAGCAGGTCAGGATGCAAGTGGAACTGCGGCTTTGCAATCAGGAATTTTTGATGTTACCGATTTTAATAAGGAATATGTAAAAACTTTTGCAGGATTAAGCATCAATACTCCATATTCTGTTTTTTATGTTTCTGAAGATATTATTGGAAATATATCGACAGTAAATAAACTGGATGCTTCTACGGCTCCTGTCTTAATTCCTTCATTAGCTCCAACAGTAGCATCATTAGATTTAGGGTTTTCTGAAGTGGGCTACGATTCAGAAATTTTTAGTTACCAGATTGCAGCTACTAATCTTACTAATGATGTAGTGGTTTCTTCTCCTGCAAACTTCACAATATCCAAAGATAACAATATGTTTGCATCCTCTTTAACATTTGCTGCAGCTGATTTTGCTTTAAATGCTACGCCTACAGTTTATGTGAAATTTACGCCAAATGCAGCGGGAAATTTTACAGATTCAATAACTCATGAAACGGTAGGAGGTACAACAAAAACAGTTAGTTTAACAGCTCTGGGAGTAAATCCTTTTGTGCAGAATTTTGATGATGTAAATATTTTTGTAAATAGCAAATGGTTGCAATACAATGAAGCGGGACCTATAAATAAATGGTCACACACTACTCAGTCACGAAATGTTAATTCTGGAATAGGAGCGGTGTTAATGAACGGATTTTCAGATAGCGGAGCGAGTAAAGATTGGTTAATTTCTCCAAGGTTACGTTTGGATAGTTTTAGTCAAATTCCATTATTATCTTTTTACTCTCGTAAATATTACTATGGACCTTCTTTAAAATTAATGGTTTCAACTAATTATGATGGAGTAAGTGATCCAAATACAGCAACTTGGATACCATTGGATGGTAAGTTTCCTGATGCTACAGGGACTTATGTAAAATCTCAGTATATTAATTTAACAGCTTATAAAACAGACCATACTTATTTAGCTTGGGTTTACGAAACAACTGCGGGCGGAAGTGGTAAGGCAGCAGAATGGTCTTTGGATGATTTTGCAGTTACAAATGTGTCACAATATGTTGATTCGAATCCGATTTTAGATTTTGCAGATGTGAGTCCAAATTCGGTTTCTGTTAGTCAGTCTTTTGTTTTTAAAGCAGCAGGCTATGGTGATATAACAATTGAAGCTCCGGCTTCGTACCAATTATCATCAGATAATATTTCATTTGCCTCAAGTATTATTGTTTCTTCTGCAGATGCACTGGCAGGAAAAACAGTTTACGCAAGATTTGTACCAACAACAAAAGAACCAACAATTTCGGGTGTGTTAACCATTACAGGAACATCATTGAATAAACAAATTGGCTCATTTACGGGATCTTCAATATTAAAAGCAGATACTTTTGATGTTGTTACGTATAATCTGGAGTTTTTTGGTTCAGATGTAAAAGATAAATCCAACAAAGAATTTGGTCCAACAAATGATGCTTTGCAAATTGAAAATGTTGCAAAAGTAATGAATAAGCTAAATGCCGATGTTTATGTGGTTCAGGAGGTTTCAGATGATCCGTCGATTGATATTTTGATTAGTAAAATAAACATCAACGGAAAAACATTTGATAAAACGACTTCAACTTCCTGGTCATATTCGTTTCAGGCCGCAGATCCTTATTTTCCGCCTCAAAAACTAGTGGTGCTTTATAACACTCAGACAACTACTGTAAAAAAGACGCGTGTTATGTTTGAAGAATTTTATAAAGATCTTCGCGACGGAAAAAAATCGTTAACCAATTATCCTGTAGCAGTAACAAATCCTCCGGCAGAAAATCCGAGTGCCAGTTTTTTCTCTTCAGGACGTTTGCCTTATATGGTAACTATTGAAACAAATATTGGAGGAGTTAAAAAAGAAATTAATCTTGTAGATCTTCATGCCCGTGCAAACAGCGGATCAGATATTTCAAAATATAATATGCGTAAGTACGATGCACAGGTTTTAAAAGACAGTTTAGATGCACACTATCCAAATTCTAATCTGATTATTTTAGGAGATTTTAATGATGATGTAAAGGCGTCAGTTATTGCCGGTCAGGTTTCTTCGTATGAAAGTTTCGTTAATGATAACGTCAACTACAATCCGTTAACATTAGAAATCAGTAAAGCAGGTGCTTATAGTTTCTTAAGTTCAGGAGGGTTTTTGGATCATATTGTGATATCTAATGAATTGACAGATCAGTATATTGATAAATCTATCGCAGTTTATGATCCTCGTGCAGATATTACCGATTATACCACTACAACTTCAGATCACGGACCTGTAATTGCTCGTTTTGAATTGAAAAAAGATGTTTTGTCAACAGTAGATTTTGAAACGAACAAAGGTTATCTGGTAAATGCTTATCCTAATCCGTCTTCTGATGTGGTTAATATCGAAGTAAAAACAAAAGACGATAAAAATCTGACTTTAAACCTTTATGATATTACAGGAAGAAGTGTAATTAAACCTATTCAAATAAAAGGAACTCAGGAAAAGAATGCTGCAATTATTCAATTAAGTAATCTTAGAAACGGAATTTATTTTTACACTTTAAGTGAAAACAATAAAGTGATTTACAGCAATAAGATTGTTAAAAAATAG
- a CDS encoding MepB family protein: MIPENSWADETSLPKNLSTAKKLIYDVCGFECSEPQPEIESKEYDAFDFKIDDRAIKFRSAKITPTKTGQFVTLWKRNAKGTIEPFDYTDSIDFVIVSVRKDDLFGQFVFPKEILLKKGIFTTENKEGIRATRVYPPWDNANSKQAQKTQKWQLDYFYAITPETEIEKFTKLFIK; encoded by the coding sequence ATGATACCTGAAAATAGCTGGGCAGACGAAACTTCTTTACCAAAAAATTTAAGCACTGCAAAAAAATTAATTTATGATGTTTGCGGATTTGAATGTTCTGAACCTCAGCCAGAAATTGAAAGCAAAGAATATGATGCTTTTGATTTTAAAATTGATGACAGAGCAATAAAATTCAGATCGGCTAAAATTACGCCAACCAAAACGGGTCAGTTTGTAACCTTATGGAAAAGAAATGCAAAGGGGACAATTGAACCCTTTGATTATACTGATTCAATAGATTTTGTTATTGTAAGTGTAAGGAAAGATGATTTGTTTGGACAATTTGTATTCCCCAAAGAAATTCTTCTTAAAAAAGGAATTTTTACCACCGAAAATAAGGAAGGAATAAGAGCTACACGAGTTTATCCACCCTGGGATAACGCAAACAGCAAACAGGCTCAAAAAACACAAAAATGGCAACTGGATTATTTTTACGCTATAACTCCAGAAACAGAAATAGAAAAGTTTACAAAACTTTTTATAAAATAA
- a CDS encoding RNA polymerase sigma factor produces the protein MKDDLEKYIRQCMQNNREGQLKIYQLFSPVLYGICLKYMKNEDDAKDVFQEAFVIVFQKISQYKFEGSFEGWLKRIFINKLIETLNKKKKESFFLDVFDPDSDFIEEEELDTIPIEQEKLLEYIRDLPDQYRTVFNLYVFEKMKHKEIAELLNISEGTSKSNLNRAKGILQKRILSIKNFKIA, from the coding sequence TTGAAAGACGATTTAGAAAAATACATTAGGCAATGCATGCAAAATAACCGGGAAGGGCAACTGAAAATTTATCAGTTGTTCTCTCCTGTTTTGTATGGTATCTGCCTGAAGTATATGAAAAATGAAGATGATGCAAAAGATGTTTTCCAGGAAGCATTTGTAATCGTTTTTCAGAAAATAAGCCAATACAAATTTGAAGGAAGCTTTGAAGGCTGGCTAAAACGTATTTTTATCAACAAGCTGATAGAAACTCTAAATAAAAAGAAAAAAGAAAGTTTTTTTCTGGATGTCTTTGATCCTGACAGTGATTTTATTGAAGAAGAAGAATTAGATACGATTCCGATAGAACAAGAAAAATTATTAGAATATATCAGGGATTTGCCTGATCAGTACCGAACGGTCTTTAACTTGTATGTTTTTGAAAAAATGAAACACAAAGAGATAGCCGAGTTACTGAATATTTCGGAAGGAACATCAAAATCAAATTTAAATAGAGCGAAAGGCATTTTGCAGAAAAGAATTTTGAGCATAAAAAATTTTAAAATAGCATGA